In a genomic window of Aggregatimonas sangjinii:
- a CDS encoding aspartate aminotransferase family protein — protein MNLFDVYPLYDVTPVSAEGIVVTDDKGQEYLDFYGGHAVISIGHSHPHYVKRLKDQLDKIGFYSNAVQNPLQLELANKLGQLSDCGDYNLFLCNSGAEANENALKMASFHTGKTRVIAFKNGFHGRTSAAVAATDNEKINAPLNKQQKVTILPLNDSVAFEQEISKGDVCGVIIEAIQGVGGLDEPTTAFYQEIAKLCRQNAVVLIADEVQSGFGRSGKFFGFQHHDISPARSVRPDIISIAKGMGNGFPVGGILIHESIKASYGLLGTTFGGNHLACVATLAVLEVLEKENLMENATALGIYFSEKAAEIPQVKRVKGRGLMLGLEFDFEVAELRKKLIYDRHLFTGGAKDKHVLRILPALNITKEHIDIFFNALKAELQ, from the coding sequence ATGAACTTATTCGACGTTTACCCACTATACGATGTAACTCCGGTTTCGGCAGAGGGCATTGTGGTTACCGATGACAAAGGACAGGAGTACCTCGATTTTTACGGAGGTCACGCGGTTATATCCATCGGGCATTCGCATCCGCATTACGTAAAGCGATTGAAAGACCAATTGGATAAAATCGGATTTTACAGTAATGCAGTTCAAAACCCTTTGCAGCTGGAACTGGCGAACAAACTCGGGCAACTTTCCGATTGCGGCGATTACAATCTTTTCCTCTGCAATTCCGGTGCCGAGGCCAATGAAAATGCCTTGAAGATGGCCTCTTTCCATACTGGAAAAACCAGGGTAATCGCCTTTAAAAATGGGTTTCACGGGAGAACTTCCGCAGCAGTTGCGGCCACCGACAACGAAAAAATAAACGCTCCACTGAACAAACAACAAAAGGTGACGATTTTACCTTTGAACGATAGCGTCGCTTTCGAACAGGAAATAAGCAAGGGTGATGTATGCGGAGTAATTATTGAGGCCATTCAAGGTGTAGGAGGATTGGACGAGCCAACTACAGCTTTCTATCAAGAAATTGCGAAATTATGCCGGCAGAACGCTGTTGTACTTATCGCCGACGAGGTACAATCGGGTTTTGGACGAAGTGGTAAATTTTTCGGATTTCAACATCATGACATCTCGCCAGCGCGTAGTGTAAGGCCCGATATCATAAGTATCGCCAAAGGTATGGGCAACGGCTTTCCTGTAGGTGGAATCTTAATCCATGAAAGCATTAAAGCGTCCTACGGCCTCTTGGGTACAACTTTTGGCGGTAATCACCTGGCCTGTGTGGCGACCCTGGCGGTTTTGGAGGTTTTGGAAAAAGAAAATCTCATGGAAAATGCCACAGCCTTGGGAATCTATTTTAGTGAAAAAGCCGCCGAAATACCGCAGGTAAAAAGGGTGAAGGGCCGTGGATTGATGCTCGGGTTGGAATTTGATTTTGAAGTGGCCGAGTTGCGCAAAAAATTGATTTATGATCGTCACCTATTTACAGGGGGCGCAAAAGATAAACACGTACTTAGAATCCTACCCGCATTAAACATTACTAAAGAACACATCGATATATTTTTCAACGCCCTAAAAGCTGAATTACAGTGA
- the proB gene encoding glutamate 5-kinase, whose amino-acid sequence MNKKRILLKIGTNTLTKETDQISRGKIEDIGRQIAKLKDDHEFIIVSSGAIAAAKQFVKLEHNGEEINVKQALAAIGQPHLMRIFQENFRELGLFTAQCLLSYSDFEKIESQENIKSTINVLVANNFIPIINENDTVSTDEIQFGDNDKLAALTAALLQVDLLLIATNTDGIYTKTSIANGMRSTILEVSDIADIKKEISSKKSSHGTGGMQSKIEAATIAQHASIETWIVNGLKDNFITDALNNISNHTKIKA is encoded by the coding sequence ATGAATAAAAAACGTATCTTATTAAAAATCGGCACCAATACCTTGACCAAGGAAACCGATCAGATTTCCAGGGGGAAAATCGAGGACATCGGACGCCAAATCGCCAAACTGAAAGACGATCATGAATTTATCATCGTAAGTTCAGGGGCCATTGCGGCGGCCAAACAATTCGTGAAATTGGAGCATAATGGCGAGGAGATTAATGTAAAACAGGCACTTGCAGCCATCGGCCAACCACATTTGATGCGAATTTTTCAAGAGAATTTCAGGGAGCTCGGCTTGTTTACTGCCCAGTGTTTATTGTCTTATTCCGATTTTGAGAAGATAGAGTCCCAAGAAAACATTAAAAGTACCATCAATGTGCTTGTGGCCAACAATTTTATTCCGATTATTAATGAAAATGATACCGTTTCCACGGATGAAATTCAATTCGGTGACAATGACAAATTGGCCGCTCTGACCGCAGCACTATTGCAAGTAGACCTGCTGTTGATAGCGACCAATACCGATGGTATTTACACCAAAACATCCATAGCAAACGGTATGCGGAGCACCATTCTTGAGGTTTCCGATATTGCGGATATAAAAAAGGAGATCAGCTCGAAAAAATCTTCCCACGGTACCGGAGGAATGCAATCAAAAATAGAGGCTGCAACCATAGCGCAGCATGCCTCCATCGAAACATGGATCGTAAACGGCCTGAAAGACAATTTTATCACCGACGCGCTAAATAATATCTCGAACCATACCAAAATCAAGGCATGA
- a CDS encoding acetylornithine carbamoyltransferase: MKHYLSLKDIDSLPDWVSEARQLKEKPTAYKNLGSGKILCLLFFNNSLRTRLSTQKAAMNLGMDVMVMNFGSEGWQLEFEDGKVMDQGKSEHIKEAAQVVSQYCDIVAIRAFAGLKDKLTDEAEMVLNGFKKYASVPVVNMESSVGHPLQALADAITLAEQNSKPRPKIVLSWAPHPKALPHAVANSFVAMMRLQDAEFVITHPIGYELNPELTKGIPLEYDQERALENADFVYVKNWSSYTDYGKVLHQDPDWMMTSKKLGKAKFMHCLPVRRNVVVADAVLDGGQSLVIEQANNRTYAVQVVLKKILEGSNQK, translated from the coding sequence ATGAAGCACTACTTATCCTTAAAAGACATTGATTCCCTCCCCGATTGGGTGTCCGAAGCACGACAATTAAAGGAAAAGCCAACAGCCTATAAAAATTTAGGCTCGGGAAAAATCCTTTGCCTATTGTTCTTCAATAACAGCCTACGCACGCGTCTGAGTACCCAGAAGGCAGCAATGAACTTGGGTATGGACGTTATGGTCATGAACTTTGGAAGCGAGGGTTGGCAGTTGGAATTCGAAGATGGAAAGGTCATGGACCAAGGTAAATCTGAACACATTAAAGAGGCCGCTCAAGTGGTTTCCCAATACTGCGATATCGTCGCTATTAGGGCTTTCGCCGGACTGAAAGACAAGCTGACGGACGAAGCCGAAATGGTCTTGAACGGCTTTAAAAAGTATGCCTCTGTCCCGGTAGTGAATATGGAGAGTTCCGTTGGGCATCCACTACAGGCCCTTGCCGATGCAATAACCCTTGCCGAGCAAAACAGCAAGCCAAGACCCAAAATTGTTTTATCCTGGGCTCCACATCCGAAGGCCTTGCCGCATGCGGTCGCCAATTCTTTTGTAGCGATGATGCGCTTGCAGGACGCGGAGTTTGTAATCACCCACCCGATAGGTTATGAACTGAATCCGGAATTGACCAAGGGTATTCCCTTAGAGTACGACCAGGAACGAGCCCTTGAAAATGCGGATTTCGTATATGTAAAAAATTGGAGCAGCTACACCGATTATGGCAAGGTATTGCACCAAGATCCCGATTGGATGATGACTTCCAAAAAGTTGGGGAAAGCCAAATTCATGCATTGCCTGCCCGTACGAAGAAATGTGGTCGTTGCAGATGCGGTTTTAGATGGAGGACAGTCGCTGGTCATCGAACAAGCGAATAACAGAACCTATGCGGTCCAAGTGGTATTGAAAAAAATATTGGAGGGGTCAAATCAGAAGTAA
- a CDS encoding glutamate-5-semialdehyde dehydrogenase, with protein sequence MSKQLNITQRNSVLNTMAKSIATSRETLLNANQIDLESYTGEDIAMLDRLKVDQGKIDGMIISLEQLASEPDPLGIERFATTHENGMHISNKTAPFGTILIIYESRPDVTIEAAGIAFKSGNKILLKGGKESLNSNLVLVDLWHKALQENGCATDWVNYLKFDRNETQAFLERPSQKLDLIVPRGGERLIAFVKKHATCPVIVSGRGNNFVFVDSEADLQMAVDIIINAKTTKISACNALDKVLVASDLARKHHFLQHLILELQKSEVMILTDKAFASLEGTHPIADENIWHEEFLDHKIVIGQASDLEDAIAKINTYGGGHSASIITANTEKADAFMEAVDSAAVYHNASTRFTDGGQFGLGGELAISTDKLHQRGPIGLQHLVTNKWYVKGNGQLRN encoded by the coding sequence GTGAGCAAGCAACTGAATATAACGCAGCGCAATTCGGTTTTAAACACGATGGCCAAAAGCATCGCCACAAGTAGAGAGACCCTATTGAATGCCAATCAGATCGATCTGGAAAGCTATACAGGAGAGGATATTGCTATGCTGGACCGACTAAAAGTCGACCAAGGCAAAATTGATGGTATGATTATATCATTGGAGCAACTAGCCTCGGAACCTGACCCGCTAGGTATCGAACGATTTGCAACCACCCACGAAAACGGGATGCATATTAGTAATAAAACCGCCCCGTTCGGCACCATTCTCATCATTTATGAATCAAGGCCCGACGTCACCATCGAAGCGGCGGGAATTGCTTTTAAGTCAGGGAATAAAATTCTATTAAAGGGTGGAAAAGAATCGCTGAACAGCAACCTGGTTTTGGTCGATTTGTGGCACAAGGCCCTTCAGGAAAATGGTTGCGCCACCGATTGGGTCAACTACCTAAAGTTCGATAGAAACGAGACCCAAGCCTTTTTGGAACGACCTTCACAAAAACTGGATTTGATTGTGCCGCGTGGGGGTGAGCGACTGATCGCCTTTGTTAAAAAACATGCAACATGCCCGGTAATCGTAAGTGGCCGCGGAAATAATTTTGTATTTGTTGATTCGGAAGCCGATCTGCAAATGGCGGTGGATATCATCATAAATGCAAAGACTACTAAAATATCGGCCTGCAATGCGTTGGATAAGGTTCTAGTGGCTTCCGACTTGGCCCGAAAGCATCATTTTTTACAACACCTCATTTTGGAATTACAAAAGAGCGAGGTGATGATTTTGACCGATAAAGCCTTCGCGAGCCTAGAGGGAACACATCCTATTGCAGATGAAAATATTTGGCACGAAGAATTTCTTGACCATAAAATCGTCATCGGACAAGCATCGGATTTAGAGGATGCCATTGCCAAAATCAATACCTACGGAGGCGGGCATTCCGCATCGATCATCACCGCCAATACCGAAAAAGCCGATGCCTTTATGGAAGCTGTGGATTCGGCTGCGGTGTATCACAATGCCTCTACCCGCTTTACCGATGGCGGTCAGTTCGGATTGGGTGGGGAGTTGGCCATTAGCACCGATAAATTACATCAAAGAGGCCCCATTGGCCTACAGCATCTGGTGACCAATAAATGGTATGTGAAAGGAAATGGACAGCTACGAAATTAG
- a CDS encoding serine hydrolase domain-containing protein: MQRFKILGGAALFLLTLFILMPLSENTATSIPGPEALVSKSALQETAIDQEEVRRYQLRQQQLKSTLTDYFNKAIASGEIVGAGVSIVKGDSILLSDGFGKRKINDAATVNGQTIFRLGSLSKGFAGILAASLEDEGKLDWEDKVIDYLPEFQLGDRQNTAQITLANILSHTAGTPYHSFTNLVEAGLSVKEIATHFKEVAPISEPGSLYSYQNAMFSLCQEMMHKATGKKITTSLNNRFFKPLGMHSATMDHQTISDADNVAMPHSKWRKSFRSRPLTNRYYNAVAAGGINASALDMAKWMRFLLGYRPEVMQKSVIKEAFNPIIEHKGKSKYYQRWPGHLKSYYGFGWRIHKMAASDGSDQEQTIWHHGGSVNSYRNEIAVYPEVDLGICVLLNSNSKLARRVIPDLYEIVQEVYKASPRKKAQKDDTKILAGSNFE, encoded by the coding sequence ATGCAGCGATTCAAAATTTTAGGGGGCGCAGCCCTATTTCTACTTACGCTTTTTATTTTGATGCCTTTGAGCGAAAACACCGCTACATCGATACCCGGCCCCGAAGCCTTGGTTTCAAAGTCGGCATTGCAAGAAACCGCTATCGATCAAGAGGAAGTGCGTCGTTATCAACTTCGGCAACAGCAATTAAAAAGCACGCTCACCGACTATTTTAATAAAGCCATTGCATCAGGGGAAATCGTAGGGGCGGGAGTGAGTATCGTTAAAGGGGATTCTATTCTACTTTCAGACGGCTTTGGAAAACGAAAAATCAATGACGCTGCCACGGTTAACGGACAGACCATATTCAGGCTTGGATCTCTCTCCAAGGGGTTTGCAGGAATTTTGGCAGCCAGTCTGGAAGATGAAGGCAAACTGGATTGGGAAGATAAGGTCATCGATTACCTACCTGAATTTCAGTTGGGCGACCGGCAGAATACGGCTCAAATTACCCTTGCCAATATTTTATCCCATACCGCGGGCACACCCTATCATAGTTTTACCAATCTGGTGGAGGCCGGGTTATCGGTAAAGGAAATTGCCACACATTTTAAGGAAGTCGCACCGATCAGCGAACCTGGTTCATTGTACAGTTACCAAAACGCGATGTTCTCATTATGCCAAGAGATGATGCACAAGGCCACTGGTAAAAAAATCACCACCTCGCTGAATAACCGCTTTTTCAAACCCTTGGGGATGCACAGCGCTACCATGGACCACCAGACGATATCGGATGCCGATAATGTGGCCATGCCCCATTCGAAATGGCGTAAAAGTTTTAGAAGCAGGCCGCTGACCAATAGGTATTACAATGCCGTGGCCGCCGGGGGTATCAATGCAAGCGCCCTCGATATGGCCAAATGGATGCGTTTTCTACTCGGATACCGCCCGGAGGTAATGCAAAAATCGGTTATCAAAGAGGCTTTCAACCCCATCATAGAACACAAAGGAAAAAGTAAATATTACCAACGCTGGCCCGGACATCTGAAATCGTATTATGGGTTTGGATGGCGCATTCACAAGATGGCCGCATCCGATGGAAGTGATCAAGAACAGACCATTTGGCACCATGGAGGAAGTGTGAACAGTTATAGAAATGAAATCGCCGTCTATCCTGAAGTCGATTTAGGAATATGCGTGCTCCTTAATAGCAATTCGAAACTGGCGAGAAGGGTAATTCCGGATTTGTATGAAATCGTACAAGAAGTCTATAAAGCATCCCCTCGAAAGAAGGCTCAAAAAGATGATACGAAAATACTTGCGGGCAGCAATTTTGAGTGA
- the argB gene encoding acetylglutamate kinase, whose translation MDKVSIVKIGGNVIEDEVALGKFLDLFASLDGLKILVHGGGKMATQLASKLGIESKMVGGRRITDAETLQVITMVYAGLTNKNIVAQLQARRCNALGLSGADGDTIQAHKRPVESIDYGFAGDVDGINSTLVTKFLETGLTPVFCAMTHDGNGQLLNTNADTIAAELAIGLSNVFETILYYCFEKKGVLKNVEDDNSLVEHLNSATYRQLLADGVIADGMLPKLENCFRVLNKNVGKVCIGHPSMLASENELFTTITL comes from the coding sequence ATGGATAAAGTGTCAATTGTAAAAATCGGTGGTAATGTCATCGAAGATGAAGTAGCGCTAGGGAAATTCCTAGACCTTTTCGCAAGTCTGGACGGACTCAAAATCTTAGTCCACGGCGGTGGAAAAATGGCTACGCAATTGGCTTCCAAACTTGGTATAGAGTCGAAGATGGTGGGAGGGCGAAGAATTACCGATGCCGAAACTTTACAGGTAATTACCATGGTGTACGCTGGCCTGACCAATAAGAACATCGTTGCGCAATTACAAGCCCGTAGGTGCAATGCACTAGGTCTTAGCGGTGCGGATGGAGATACCATTCAGGCGCATAAACGCCCGGTCGAATCTATTGACTACGGTTTTGCCGGTGATGTAGATGGCATAAACAGTACACTCGTCACCAAATTTTTAGAAACAGGACTTACACCGGTATTTTGTGCCATGACACACGACGGAAATGGACAACTATTGAATACGAACGCAGACACCATTGCCGCCGAACTGGCGATCGGTTTAAGCAACGTATTCGAAACCATTTTATATTATTGCTTTGAAAAGAAAGGGGTTCTAAAAAATGTCGAGGACGATAATTCCCTGGTGGAACACCTGAATAGTGCAACTTACCGACAGCTATTGGCAGACGGCGTAATCGCGGATGGCATGCTCCCCAAGTTGGAAAATTGCTTTCGCGTCTTAAACAAAAACGTCGGCAAAGTATGTATCGGTCATCCTTCGATGCTCGCCTCGGAAAACGAACTTTTTACCACGATTACCCTATAG
- the argH gene encoding argininosuccinate lyase — MRLWDKGFSTDKKIDHFTVGDDRELDLHLAKYDVIASKAHAKMLGKIGLLTGEETDDLVRELDHIADTVEKGKFVIEDAFEDMHSKIEYVLTEKLGDTGKKIHTARSRNDQILVAMHLYLKDELTEIKSQTKVLFDLLLRLAETHKEVLLPGYTHLQIAMPSSFGLWFSAYAESLIDDLYFIDAAFKIADQNPLGSAAGYGSSFPIDRTYTTEEMDFETMKYNVVAAQMGRGKVEKATAFGMANIAATLSKLAMDICLYMSQNFNFISFPDELTTGSSIMPHKKNPDVFELVRGKCNKLQAVPNQLTLVINNLPSGYHRDLQLVKEIIVPAIQDMKACLEILTFSLEKISVNDTILDDPKYDYLFSVDTLNELVQQGIPFRDAYKKMGMEIQKGTFIPKRDITHTHEGSLGDLCLDGIRKKMHKIT, encoded by the coding sequence ATGCGACTCTGGGATAAAGGATTTAGTACAGATAAAAAGATAGACCATTTTACCGTGGGCGATGACCGCGAGCTCGATTTGCATTTGGCAAAATATGATGTAATCGCGTCGAAGGCACATGCGAAAATGTTGGGTAAAATTGGGCTGCTGACAGGGGAAGAAACGGACGATTTGGTCAGAGAGCTTGACCATATCGCTGACACAGTCGAAAAGGGCAAATTTGTCATCGAAGACGCCTTCGAGGATATGCACTCTAAAATCGAGTATGTATTGACCGAGAAATTGGGGGATACCGGCAAGAAAATCCATACCGCGCGTTCCCGAAACGACCAGATTCTGGTCGCCATGCATTTGTATCTGAAGGATGAACTTACGGAAATCAAAAGCCAGACCAAGGTCTTGTTCGATTTGCTTTTGCGCCTTGCCGAAACCCATAAAGAAGTGTTGCTGCCCGGCTATACCCATTTACAGATAGCGATGCCCTCCTCCTTTGGGTTATGGTTCTCTGCCTATGCCGAGAGTTTGATAGACGACCTCTACTTTATCGATGCGGCCTTTAAAATCGCTGATCAAAACCCATTAGGAAGCGCCGCGGGCTATGGCAGCTCTTTTCCGATCGACCGGACGTACACCACCGAGGAAATGGATTTTGAGACCATGAAGTATAACGTCGTAGCCGCACAAATGGGACGGGGCAAGGTTGAAAAAGCAACAGCTTTCGGCATGGCGAACATCGCCGCAACGCTCTCGAAACTGGCGATGGACATCTGTTTGTACATGAGCCAAAACTTCAATTTTATTTCCTTCCCCGATGAATTGACCACAGGCAGTAGTATCATGCCCCACAAAAAGAATCCCGATGTTTTCGAGCTGGTCCGCGGAAAATGCAACAAGCTTCAAGCCGTACCCAATCAATTGACCTTGGTCATCAACAACCTACCGAGCGGCTACCACCGTGATCTGCAATTGGTCAAAGAAATTATTGTTCCCGCCATCCAGGACATGAAAGCCTGTTTGGAAATCCTAACGTTCAGTCTCGAGAAAATTAGCGTGAATGACACTATTTTAGATGACCCGAAATACGACTACCTCTTCAGCGTCGATACTTTGAACGAATTGGTGCAGCAAGGAATACCGTTTCGAGATGCCTATAAAAAAATGGGGATGGAAATTCAAAAAGGCACCTTTATCCCCAAACGTGATATTACCCATACCCATGAGGGCAGTTTGGGCGATCTGTGTTTGGATGGGATTCGGAAAAAGATGCATAAAATCACTTAG
- the proC gene encoding pyrroline-5-carboxylate reductase translates to MKIAIIGAGNLGLSIAKGILNSNGATTMYLTKRKPAEISEFEKYGDVSVTADNRVAVKNSDILIFAVQPSQFEAILRDTKDLLTDNHVVISTITGFSIANIEGIIGKDNHIIRSMPNTAISVGKSMTCICANGKGKSRIDLAKAIFNRMGHTLEIPEEQMQAATVICASGIAFWMRLIRATTQGAIQLGFDAKEAQELAMHTCNGAAGLLIASGSHPEAEIDRVTTPKGCTIQGLNEMEHQGLSSSLIQGIVASFEKISRIKEGQL, encoded by the coding sequence ATGAAAATAGCCATTATAGGGGCAGGAAATCTTGGATTGTCCATTGCAAAAGGCATTTTAAATTCCAACGGTGCGACTACCATGTACCTGACCAAGCGCAAGCCTGCGGAAATTTCCGAATTCGAAAAGTATGGAGACGTTAGTGTTACTGCCGATAATCGCGTGGCCGTAAAGAACAGCGATATTTTAATATTTGCCGTACAGCCCAGTCAATTCGAGGCCATTCTACGGGACACCAAAGATCTATTAACCGATAACCATGTGGTCATTTCGACCATCACGGGCTTTTCGATAGCGAATATCGAGGGCATCATCGGCAAAGACAATCATATTATCAGAAGCATGCCCAATACGGCCATCTCAGTAGGCAAATCGATGACTTGTATTTGTGCAAATGGAAAGGGAAAAAGCCGTATAGACTTGGCCAAGGCTATTTTCAATCGTATGGGACATACCCTAGAAATCCCTGAAGAACAAATGCAGGCGGCCACGGTCATCTGTGCCAGCGGAATCGCTTTTTGGATGCGTTTGATCCGCGCTACGACCCAAGGGGCGATACAACTCGGTTTTGACGCAAAAGAAGCACAGGAGTTGGCCATGCATACCTGCAATGGCGCGGCCGGACTGCTCATAGCATCGGGCAGCCACCCGGAAGCGGAAATAGACAGGGTCACTACCCCCAAAGGCTGTACAATTCAAGGCCTGAACGAAATGGAGCATCAAGGTTTGAGTTCCTCGCTGATACAGGGCATTGTTGCATCCTTCGAGAAAATAAGTAGGATTAAAGAAGGACAATTGTAA
- a CDS encoding M20 family metallo-hydrolase, with the protein MTQEQLTIKALDLLKQLISIQSFSSEEDQTADAIQNWLKALDIPFERIHNNVFAKNKFWDEGKPTLLLNSHHDTVKPNKAYTKDPFHPHIEDGKLYGLGSNDAGGCLVSLLATFAHFYATENLNHNMLMVASMEEENAGEHSLRGLLPSLPKIDVAIVGEPTLMDLAIAEKGLVVFDAVVKGTPSHAAHPNDNNAIYNTIEVLEWFKNYKFKKSSEALGDVKMTVTQINAGSQHNVVPSQVDLVVDVRVNDAYTNKEIADLLKAEAPCKLQERGLKLNSSKIDKNHPLVQSGIALGRKTYGSPTLSDQAALNCQSLKLGPGDSTRSHSADEYIYVREIEEGIDLYIKILNGFLFA; encoded by the coding sequence ATGACACAGGAACAACTTACGATAAAAGCGCTGGATTTATTGAAGCAGCTTATTTCAATACAATCCTTTTCCTCAGAAGAGGATCAAACCGCAGATGCTATTCAAAATTGGTTGAAAGCACTTGACATTCCCTTTGAACGCATCCATAATAATGTGTTTGCCAAGAATAAATTCTGGGACGAGGGCAAACCCACATTATTGTTAAACTCCCATCATGACACGGTAAAACCGAACAAGGCCTATACCAAAGACCCGTTTCATCCGCATATCGAAGATGGGAAACTGTATGGTTTGGGTAGCAATGATGCCGGAGGTTGTCTGGTTTCGCTATTGGCCACATTCGCCCATTTTTATGCGACCGAAAACCTCAACCATAATATGCTAATGGTCGCCTCTATGGAAGAAGAGAATGCAGGAGAACATAGTTTGAGGGGATTGCTTCCCAGTTTGCCCAAAATCGATGTGGCCATCGTCGGCGAACCAACTTTAATGGATTTGGCCATCGCGGAAAAAGGCCTGGTGGTATTCGATGCGGTGGTCAAAGGAACCCCTAGCCATGCGGCACATCCGAATGACAATAATGCCATTTACAATACCATCGAAGTGTTGGAATGGTTCAAAAATTACAAATTCAAAAAGAGTTCAGAGGCCTTGGGTGATGTAAAAATGACGGTTACGCAAATCAATGCGGGAAGCCAGCACAATGTGGTTCCCTCTCAGGTAGATTTGGTTGTTGATGTACGTGTGAACGATGCCTATACCAATAAGGAAATCGCCGATTTGTTAAAAGCGGAAGCCCCTTGCAAGCTACAGGAGCGCGGACTAAAACTCAACTCCTCCAAAATCGATAAGAATCACCCCTTGGTGCAATCGGGAATTGCTTTGGGACGAAAAACCTACGGCTCTCCTACCCTTTCGGACCAAGCGGCTCTAAATTGTCAATCACTCAAACTCGGGCCAGGTGATAGCACCCGTTCCCATTCGGCAGATGAGTATATTTACGTTCGTGAAATCGAAGAAGGAATCGATTTGTATATTAAGATACTTAACGGCTTCCTTTTTGCTTAA
- the argC gene encoding N-acetyl-gamma-glutamyl-phosphate reductase: MVKAGIIGGSGYTGGELIRILLHHSEVEIDFVFSTTRAGKAVSSAHPDLLGSTDLYFTGTVDSSTDVVFLCLGHGNSTKFLNENEFSEHTKIIDLSNDFRLLADATLKGREFIYGLPELYKSKIQKAQHIANPGCFATAIQLGLLPLAKAGILDKDVHVNAVTGSTGAGVSPSGTTHFSWRNNNASWYKPFTHQHLGEINESLKSLQENIGELFFLPNRGNFTRGILATAYTRFEGDETDALQLYKDFYAEAVFTQIAEEPIHLKQVVNTNQCHIHLHKHKDTLLITSAIDNLLKGASGQAVQNMNLIFRFEESTGLNLKAGVF; the protein is encoded by the coding sequence ATGGTAAAAGCAGGTATAATCGGCGGTTCAGGATATACGGGTGGTGAATTGATTCGGATTCTACTTCACCACTCTGAGGTCGAAATCGATTTTGTTTTCAGCACTACTAGGGCAGGGAAAGCTGTTTCCTCAGCACACCCCGATTTATTGGGTTCAACGGACCTCTATTTCACTGGTACCGTGGATTCAAGTACTGATGTCGTGTTCTTATGTTTAGGACATGGGAACTCCACTAAATTCCTAAATGAAAATGAATTTTCGGAGCACACGAAGATCATCGACCTAAGCAATGATTTTAGGCTGCTGGCAGATGCGACTCTAAAAGGCAGAGAATTTATTTACGGCTTGCCCGAATTATACAAATCGAAAATTCAAAAAGCACAGCACATTGCCAATCCGGGATGTTTTGCCACCGCTATTCAGCTTGGACTTCTCCCATTGGCTAAAGCGGGAATCCTCGACAAGGACGTTCATGTAAATGCCGTAACGGGCAGCACGGGAGCAGGCGTGAGTCCGTCGGGAACTACCCACTTCAGTTGGCGGAACAATAATGCGAGTTGGTACAAGCCCTTTACCCATCAACACTTGGGGGAAATCAATGAAAGTCTGAAATCGCTACAAGAAAATATCGGCGAGCTTTTCTTTCTTCCGAATCGAGGTAATTTTACCAGGGGTATTTTGGCAACAGCCTACACCCGATTTGAAGGTGACGAAACCGATGCCTTGCAATTGTACAAGGATTTTTATGCGGAAGCCGTATTCACCCAAATAGCGGAAGAGCCGATTCATTTGAAACAGGTCGTCAATACGAATCAGTGCCACATTCATTTGCACAAACATAAAGATACCCTGCTGATAACCTCGGCCATAGACAATCTTTTAAAAGGAGCTTCGGGGCAGGCCGTCCAGAATATGAATTTGATATTCAGGTTCGAGGAAAGTACCGGGCTGAATTTAAAGGCTGGAGTATTTTAA